The nucleotide sequence CTGACCGCGGACGCCAACCTGCAATATCCGGAGGAAAATGCTGTGAAACCAAGAGTTGTCCGGTACGCCCTGTTTACGCTTCTGGCGATCGTTTCCGCCGTGGCCGCCCCGGCCCAAACCCCAGCCAAAGCCCAAACATGGCCGGACAAGCCGATCACGTTCATCGTGCCGTTCGCGGCCGGCGGCGGCACCGATGCTTTTGCCCGTCCGCTGGCGGCCCAGCTCGATGCGCAGCTCGGCAAGCGCGTGCTGATCGAAAACCGCGCGGGCGCCGGCGGCACGGTCGGCGCATCGGCGGCATCGAAGGCAGCTCCCGACGGCTACACCTTCTTCATGGGCGCGGCGCATCACGCTATCGCCCCTTCGCTCTATCCCAACCTCGATTACAATTTCGAGAAGGATTTTATTGCGGTGGCGCTGATCGCGCGGCCGCCGCAGGTGGTGGTCGTCAATCCGGACAAGGTTGCCGCCAAGACGCTCGCCGAGTTCATCGCCTACGCCAAAGCCAATCCGGGCAAATTGAACTACGGCTCGGCCGGCGCCGGCACCACGCATCACCTCGCGGGCGAGCTGTTCAAGATCCTGACCAAGACCAACATCCAGCACGTCCCCTATCGCGGGGCCGGCCCTGCAATGCAGGATCTGATCGCCGGCCACGTGCCTGTTGTCTTCGACGGGCTCGGCTCGTCGGCAGCCCCCGTCAGGGCCGGACAGTTGCGCGCGCTTGCCGTGGCCGCGCCGAAACGTGTGCCGGCCTTCCCCGACCTTCCGACCGCTGCAGAAGCCGGCCTGGCCGGATATGAAGTATCGACCTGGTACGGCCTGTTCGCACCGAAGAATACGCCTCCGGCGATCGTCGATCGGATGGTCAAGGAATTGCAGAAGGCCATGCAGACGCCTGCCATCAAGGAAGCCTGGGAACGCAACGGCTCCGATGTCCCCGACGTCACGGGTCCCGCGTTCGCCAAAATGGTGTCCGCGGAAATCGAGCGCTGGCGCAAGGTCGTGACGGAAGCAAACGTAAAGCTGGATTAGCCTGGCAGTGCAGGCGCGGCGGCCGCTTTTCGTCGCGCCGACCCCACTGATCAGTTGCTGGCGCTCACGCCATAGCGCATGAAGTCGTCATCGATTCCGGCCTGGATCGTCTTTGCCGCGGAAATATCGGCATCGCCGCCAGCCTTGTCGCCGTTCTTGAGCCTGGCGAGCCCGCGCCCATAGAGCGCGCTCGCCAGCTTCGGATCGACTCGAAGCGCGGAACTGAAATCGTCGATCGCCGCGTCAGCCTGTCCCATCTTCAGGTGGATCAGTCCACGCGAGTCATAGGTGGCGGCATCGTTCGGTTTCGACTGAAGTGACTTGTTGCAGTCCTCAAGCGCGGCCTGCAGCGAACCGAGCAGGGCTCGGGTCCAACAGCGTCCACTCCATGCAGCTTCCAGACTAGCCCCCAGACGAATGGCCTCGTCGTAGTCTCGCGCCGCGCGCTCATATTCGTTCTTTTTCAGGTAAGCTCCGGCACGGTTGACGAAAGCCCTGCCGTAGTTCGGATTCAGCTTGATCGCCTCATCGAGAGATTTGAGAGCGAGGTCGTATTCGCCCTTCCGCAGGTAAGCCGCGCCGCGGTTGTTGAAAGGCTTGGCGTTAGTTGGATCCAGCTTGATCGATTGATCGAAATCAGGGATGGCGCGGTCAAAGTCTGCGTTTGCGGTATAGGCATTGCCACGATTGTTATACGCAATAGCCAAGGCCGTCGTGCCTTGACTGGAATCGATCAGCGCTGTGCAACCATTGATCCGGGCTGCAAGCGATATGCGATCGGAACCGTTGCACAGATCAACATTGCTGAGATAGTCACCCTTCTTGGGGGTCTGCGCCGCAGCTTGCGATCCGAGCAGCAGCAAGACAAGAATAGGCGCTGCGCCGTGAATGAGGGATCCGCTCGCATGAAATTTCATACCGGGCTTTCCGATTCTGGTACCACTAAAGGAGCGGCCGATGACCTGGACGCTCCACGCCCGGAAGTCGTTTGGCTGAACAGTTGCCTGCACCGGGAACGGCTTGCGCCTCACAACGGCTAGCACCCTCGACAGATGTTTAGGTTCGACTTCGGAAGAGTCCTTTGATCGGGTTGCTGCACTGCCGGTGCCTTTCTCGTGACCCGGCTCTTGCCCTCTTCAATGAGCGTAGAAAATCTGACTGTCCCATCATCAGAAATTTCGACGCGTGGCGTAGTACCTCGAACGCCCATGGTCGCGACAGGCGTGTCGACCTTCATATCGCCGGTCTTCGCGACTTTGCCTGCGACGAAGGTGAAGGTTCCCTTGGTTAGATTGAACAGGCTGGCGTTGGACGTACTATTTGGATCGTACACGAACTCGTTCAAAACCATGCGCGCGTTGTTCGACAGATTGAAGGAAGTGCCATCGGTAAAGTTGATACCGACCCGGCCGTCAGCGCCGGTTGCGACGGCATCGCCCTGGTAGACGAGATCGCCTACCTTCGCCTGACCCGCCTGGCCCGCGGTACTCGCCTGAATGACCACCGCGCTTGCACGTTCAAGCGTGACCGAACCCGTGGCGACAACAACTTTTCCAATTGGTTTTGGTGCGAGATCCTGAACGGCGGGCTTGGCGATATCGCGTTGCGCGTGAGCCGGTCCGGCGAAAAGCCCGCCCGCCGCCAGAACGAATCCTGCCACCAATACGGCAATCGCATGCGTGCGCATGATCCCTCTCTTCCGAGAAGATCTTGTCCGAGAAACCGCTCGCCGACGCTTTGAACCGTCGGCCAAGGTGACATTGTACCCCAACATTAGACCCGATGTCGGGAGAAGGCATCATCTGTCATCGGCTCAAAAGGATTACTCCTTTTGAGCCTAAAGCCTAGCGCCCAGGGATTGGGTAGCGTGGATCAGGAGGTTTCGGCGGCCAGCCTTCGGCTGACGGCGCCGGGGTATTTTGACCTCATGGCCTGGGCAAAGCCAGGCCGCGAAGAATTGCACGAGGTAAGTGGCAGGCAGGGTTGGAGCCATGCTCGTCGGGTCCCACGCCGAGACTGGGGGCGAACGGAAGGCCGCTGCGGCCCCGCTTCCTCAAATCGGCAACGATCAGGCCGCGGCCGGTTCCGGCACCCTCAGGCGTGCGACCTGCACGGCCGCTCAGGCTACAGTGGGCGATTCCCGAAGCCGGGCTCGTGCCGGTGGGTTCGGCATGCTGTGGCTTACAGCACTGACCTTCTCGCTTGTGAAGAAGGTCCAGGCTGCCGACCCGAACATCACATTTCTGGACGACGGCAACATCACCTACAAGGACCTCGAACATGGCGCCTTCGAGCTGGTCACCAAGGAGGTGATCCCTCGACACTTCCTCGTTGAAGATCCTGGACAGACCGTCGTTCTGCGTTCGCAGGGGTCCTCGATCAGCGTTGCGCAGATCACGAACTCGGCGGCGCGAATGGCCGAGTTACAGGCGGCACAGCAGGACGCGCTCGCCACCTTCGAGAAAGGGCTGGGGTCGACCGGGTCGAGCACACCTCCGCCCCTGGAACGGCTGCCGGTGCAACCGATCAATTTCATTCAGATTGATCGTCCTCCCCCGGCGCAGGACTTGCCTGCTCTGCCCCCATCGATCTTCGCCTCGGTCCCGGAGACCATTTTCGGACAGCTGCCGCCTCCGCAGCCATCGCCGCCGACGCTGACTGCGGTGTTGGGGCCGACTGAAACCGACACCGTGGTCTTTGACGTCTTCGCTGCGACAAGCGGCACTTTCCTTGCCAGCAGTCCCAATAGCGGCGCCACATTGACCTTCGGCATCGATGGCGGAATCGCCGGCAGCACTGTCATCGACGGGGTGACGTACGATGTATCAAGGGTTGGTCCCTACGGGACGCTCTACGTGGATAGCACGACCGGCGCCTATACATTCGTTCCGGATAGTAACGCGATCAATGCGCTAACGGCGCCCACGACCACGGACTTCACCATCACCGTATCCGACGGTACGCTCTCGGCCGATCAAACCTTCACGATCGCCATCAACGGCACCAATGACGCGGCCATCATTTCCGGCACCACATCCGGCGCGGTTATCGAGGCCAGTGGCGCCGCCAACACCGCGCTCGGCACGCCAAGCGCCACCGGCACGCTTACCAACACCGACGTCGACGATGCGCCCAATACTTTCACGCCGGTGAGCGCACCGACCGCGAGCGCAAGGGGCTTCGGCACCTTCACGATGACGGCGAATGGCGTGTGGGCCTACACCATCGACCAGGCCAACAGCGCGGTGCAGGCACTCAATGTCGGTGATACGCTGACCGACACCTTCACGGTGACCACGATCGACGGCACCGCGCAGATGGTGACAGTCACCATCCACGGCGCCAACGACGCGGCAGTGATTTCCGGCGCCACGACCGGCTCGGTGACCGAGGACAGCGGCGCCAACTGCGACAAGCCGACCGCGACCGGCACGCTCACCGATACGGACGTCGACAACACGCCCAACCGCTTTACGGCGGTGAGTTGCCCGACGGCCAGCGATGGCGGCTATGGCACCTTCACGATGACGGCAGATGGCGTGTGGACCTACAAGCTCGACGACGCCAACTGCGTGGTGCAAGCGCTCGACGTTGGCGACACGCTGACCGACACCTTCACGGTGACCACCATCGACGGCACCGCGCAGGTGGTGAC is from Bradyrhizobium sp. AZCC 2176 and encodes:
- a CDS encoding tetratricopeptide repeat protein — its product is MKFHASGSLIHGAAPILVLLLLGSQAAAQTPKKGDYLSNVDLCNGSDRISLAARINGCTALIDSSQGTTALAIAYNNRGNAYTANADFDRAIPDFDQSIKLDPTNAKPFNNRGAAYLRKGEYDLALKSLDEAIKLNPNYGRAFVNRAGAYLKKNEYERAARDYDEAIRLGASLEAAWSGRCWTRALLGSLQAALEDCNKSLQSKPNDAATYDSRGLIHLKMGQADAAIDDFSSALRVDPKLASALYGRGLARLKNGDKAGGDADISAAKTIQAGIDDDFMRYGVSASN
- a CDS encoding Bug family tripartite tricarboxylate transporter substrate binding protein — protein: MKPRVVRYALFTLLAIVSAVAAPAQTPAKAQTWPDKPITFIVPFAAGGGTDAFARPLAAQLDAQLGKRVLIENRAGAGGTVGASAASKAAPDGYTFFMGAAHHAIAPSLYPNLDYNFEKDFIAVALIARPPQVVVVNPDKVAAKTLAEFIAYAKANPGKLNYGSAGAGTTHHLAGELFKILTKTNIQHVPYRGAGPAMQDLIAGHVPVVFDGLGSSAAPVRAGQLRALAVAAPKRVPAFPDLPTAAEAGLAGYEVSTWYGLFAPKNTPPAIVDRMVKELQKAMQTPAIKEAWERNGSDVPDVTGPAFAKMVSAEIERWRKVVTEANVKLD
- a CDS encoding FecR family protein, with product MRTHAIAVLVAGFVLAAGGLFAGPAHAQRDIAKPAVQDLAPKPIGKVVVATGSVTLERASAVVIQASTAGQAGQAKVGDLVYQGDAVATGADGRVGINFTDGTSFNLSNNARMVLNEFVYDPNSTSNASLFNLTKGTFTFVAGKVAKTGDMKVDTPVATMGVRGTTPRVEISDDGTVRFSTLIEEGKSRVTRKAPAVQQPDQRTLPKSNLNICRGC